In one window of Macadamia integrifolia cultivar HAES 741 chromosome 2, SCU_Mint_v3, whole genome shotgun sequence DNA:
- the LOC122065329 gene encoding wall-associated receptor kinase-like 20: MMKVVVILVSKFFIPLALSSALDQCSNCGNMEVPYPLSTSDNCGDSNYRVYCNNGSLEFLSERNSYYKILSIDADASRSIISPPKIQRKKCYSLKINESSPFNISKRNTVMLFNCSNIVLYAPLNCSSNSLCRQYEEKIKEGRGC; the protein is encoded by the coding sequence ATGATGAAGGTGGTGGTGATCCTGGTTTCTAAGTTCTTCATTCCATTAGCTCTTTCATCTGCCCTTGACCAGTGCTCCAATTGTGGCAACATGGAGGTTCCATACCCTCTTAGCACATCTGACAACTGTGGAGATTCTAATTACAGAGTCTACTGCAACAATGGCAGCTTAGAGTTCTTATCTGAAAGGAACTCTTACTATAAGATACTGAGCATTGATGCAGATGCTTCAAGGTCTATAATTAGCCCACCAAAGATACAAAGAAAGAAGTGTTACTCATTAAAGATCAATGAGAGCTCTCCATTTAATATATCTAAGCGCAATACAGTTATGTtatttaattgctcaaataTTGTCCTCTATGCACCTTTGAATTGTTCTTCAAACAGTCTGTGTAGGCAGTATGAGGAGAAGATTAAGGAAGGGAGAGGATGTTGA
- the LOC122089313 gene encoding uncharacterized protein LOC122089313, whose amino-acid sequence MAGKKELGVLNASSVRELSNQIALRNVRHQGHDYVELRVEGKRHIFFCILCFSPCYNEDTLFAHLNGSLHRERYTAAKVTLLLPNRWPFNDGVFFFHNSSDQDSQLVISNQNKDGFLLSDKNSNLNHCKNSCSSEDKNLGRASTSNGTNLNADSENNNLSIPGVVIRDEISVLDVNFKGFGEISTRIYEGEGFFNWIRRIWCAWLGKEREEDLGDMVRDHDFAVVTFPYTNDLGRSGIYDHFSTSPCSSAHTDTKTSEGSSKKGKKEKACSSAHTVFVTVGGRGKKRRKSFSDPVYNGDNSKSLSNRCGSSRDGFVVSSSSTSDKIHRQKIRNQERAAAERTCDVCHRKMLPGKDMATLLNMKTGRLACSSRNVNGAFHVFHTSCLVHWILICEFEICKNQSSMTRETGRESRSKCSETETKDGKRERVLISSVFCPECHGTGINIEGDHQLQAPTFPVSQIFSLKVEISVKHRAWMKSPEILQNNSTGLCFPSESEEMIKEKVLPLKLLHFYKANV is encoded by the exons ATGGCGGGGAAAAAAGAATTAGGAGTTTTGAATGCTTCAAGCGTGAGGGAATTGTCGAACCAAATCGCGCTTCGAAACGTGCGACACCAAGGCCATGACTACGTCGAGCTGAGGGTAGAAGGGAAACGCCACATCTTCTTCTGCATACTGTGCTTCTCTCCATGTTACAACGAGGATACGCTGTTTGCCCATCTCAACGGAAGCCTCCACAGAGAAAGGTACACTGCTGCAAAAGTTACTCTTTTACTTCCAAATCGGTGGCCTTTCAATGAtggtgtttttttctttcacaattCCTCTGACCAAGATTCACAACTAGTTATTTCGAATCAAAACAAAGATGGGTTCTTGCTTTCTGACAAAAACTCTAATCTTAATCATTGTAAGAATTCGTGTTCTTCTGAGGATAAAAATCTGGGACGTGCTTCGACTAGCAATGGCACTAATTTGAATGCCGATAGCGAGAATAACAATCTTTCTATCCCTGGTGTTGTTATTAGAGATGAGATTTCTGTTCTAGATGTGAATTTTAAGGGGTTTGGAGAAATTTCTACAAGAATCTATGAAGGTGAGGGGTTCTTTAACTGGATTCGTAGAATATGGTGTGCTTGGCTGgggaaagagagggaagaagatcTAGGTGACATGGTTCGGGATCATGACTTTGCTGTCGTCACTTTCCCTTACACTAACGATCTAGGTAGAAGTGGTATATATGATCATTTTAGCACGTCGCCCTGTTCTAGTGCTCATACAGATACTAAGACAAGTGAAGGATCaagtaaaaaagggaaaaaggaaaaagcctGTTCTAGTGCTCATACAGTTTTTGTGACAGTTGGAGGCCgtgggaagaagagaagaaagtcgTTCTCTGACCCAGTGTATAACGGCGATAACAGCAAATCTTTGAGCAATCGATGTGGTTCTTCTCGGGATGGTTTTGTTGTTTCATCTAGTTCAACCTCAGACAAGATTCATAGGCAGAAGATAAGAAACCAAGAGCGGGCAGCAGCTGAAAGAACGTGCGATGTCTGTCATCGGAAAATGCTTCCAGGGAAGGATATGGCAACCTTGTTAAATATGAAAACAGGCAGACTTGCTTGCAGCAGTCGAAATGTGAATGGG GCATTCCATGTATTCCACACTTCCTGCCTTGTACATTGGATTCTTATCTGCGAGTTTGAAATCTGTAAAAATCAATCATCAATGACACGCGAAACTGGGAGAGAGAGCAGATCCAAATGCAGTGAAACTGAAACAAAAgatggaaaaagagaaagagtacTAATATCCTCTGTATTTTGCCCCGAATGCCATGGTACTGGTATAAACATTGAAGGTGATCATCAACTGCAAGCACCAACTTTCCCTGTTTCTCAG ATATTCAGTCTCAAGGTAGAAATAAGTGTTAAACACAGAGCATGGATGAAAAGCCCTGAGATATTGCAGAATAACTCAACTGGTCTTTGCTTCCCTTCCGAATCTGAAGAAATGATTAAG GAAAAAGTTTTACCTCTGAAGTTGCTTCATTTCTATAAAGCTAATGTATAG